In Paenibacillus sonchi, a single genomic region encodes these proteins:
- a CDS encoding VOC family protein yields the protein MAKNKLLRMDNVGIVVESLDDAISFFGEIGLRLEGRATVEGEWAGRVTGLGSQCVEIAMMVTPDGHSRLELSRFLTPPTISDHRTAPVNALGYLRVMFAVEDIDEMVARLTKHGAQLVGEVVQYGDSYRLCYIRGIEGLLIGLAEQLGN from the coding sequence ATGGCAAAAAACAAATTACTAAGAATGGACAATGTTGGCATCGTTGTAGAATCCCTTGATGACGCAATCTCTTTCTTCGGGGAGATTGGCTTGAGGCTCGAAGGGCGGGCTACTGTCGAAGGTGAATGGGCTGGCCGCGTAACCGGGCTGGGTTCACAATGTGTAGAGATTGCTATGATGGTTACCCCAGATGGCCACAGCCGGCTTGAACTTTCGCGATTTCTCACCCCGCCTACTATATCAGATCACCGAACTGCTCCTGTAAATGCACTCGGTTATCTACGCGTCATGTTCGCCGTTGAAGACATTGACGAAATGGTAGCCAGACTCACTAAGCATGGTGCTCAGCTCGTTGGCGAAGTGGTCCAGTACGGGGACTCGTACCGGCTCTGCTACATTCGTGGAATTGAAGGACTTCTAATCGGTTTGGCGGAACAACTCGGTAACTGA
- a CDS encoding helix-turn-helix transcriptional regulator, protein MNNPSSHGVYGFRFSEPDHLPLCNLFAVGHEVVTDASYHWNGMDRTDGPLLLFQYTAEGSGIFETEQETFRIGTGRAFLAEIPGSHRYYHPGDAVPWEFYFLLFRPQPLLPLWEDIKAKLGTAPAIVPGSRPIRILRDIVHEAYSGRISDPYIASSLLHQFMMELGRLSSSGPRDAAEWPTAVRDSVQFIEERYSSMIGQEQLAEQMGLSKFHLLRTFSKYVGLTPNEYLNRTRIERAIELLTATDLSIEAIASQVGYSSGSYFIKVFQKLTGQTPGSFRSGSGSLNYSRLFF, encoded by the coding sequence GTGAACAACCCAAGCAGCCACGGGGTCTATGGCTTCCGTTTCAGCGAGCCGGACCACCTGCCGCTCTGCAACCTTTTCGCGGTCGGACATGAAGTTGTGACGGATGCTTCTTATCACTGGAATGGCATGGACCGTACAGATGGGCCTCTGCTGCTGTTTCAGTACACAGCAGAAGGCAGCGGAATATTCGAAACGGAGCAGGAGACGTTCCGCATCGGCACCGGGCGGGCATTTCTGGCTGAGATCCCCGGCAGCCACCGCTATTATCATCCCGGCGATGCAGTGCCGTGGGAATTTTATTTCCTGCTCTTCCGGCCGCAGCCGCTGCTCCCCCTGTGGGAGGACATCAAAGCCAAGCTTGGGACCGCTCCAGCCATTGTCCCCGGCAGCAGACCGATCCGTATCCTGCGCGATATTGTCCATGAAGCATATTCAGGCAGAATTTCCGATCCCTACATCGCCTCCTCCCTGCTGCACCAGTTCATGATGGAACTGGGGAGGCTCTCCTCCAGCGGACCAAGGGACGCAGCAGAATGGCCAACGGCAGTAAGGGATTCCGTCCAATTCATCGAAGAGCGGTACAGTTCCATGATCGGCCAGGAGCAGCTTGCCGAACAAATGGGACTCTCCAAATTCCACCTGCTGCGCACCTTCAGCAAATACGTTGGCCTAACCCCAAATGAATACCTGAACCGGACCCGAATTGAACGTGCTATAGAACTTCTGACTGCCACTGACTTGAGTATTGAAGCCATTGCATCCCAGGTAGGGTATTCCAGCGGCAGCTATTTCATTAAGGTCTTCCAAAAACTGACGGGACAGACTCCCGGCTCTTTCCGCTCCGGCAGCGGCAGCTTGAATTACAGCCGGCTTTTTTTCTGA
- a CDS encoding DsrE/DsrF/DrsH-like family protein, producing the protein MGKRMNLLMFSGEYDKAMAALILANTARDIDVEVTMFFSFWGLFLVRDPDKMTLEDKTIYEKLMDVITPKGPEQLPLSRMNFSGLGKLMLEEMIEDQGAPKLIHFLKGARKKNIKFYACKLSVDIMGFKPEELLPEVEIIDAAAYLKDALESDMQLFI; encoded by the coding sequence ATGGGTAAACGAATGAATCTGCTGATGTTCAGCGGGGAGTATGACAAGGCGATGGCGGCGCTGATTCTGGCCAATACCGCCCGGGATATCGACGTGGAGGTCACGATGTTCTTCTCGTTCTGGGGATTATTCCTTGTCCGTGATCCGGACAAAATGACACTGGAGGACAAAACGATCTATGAAAAGCTGATGGACGTTATTACACCGAAAGGACCGGAGCAGCTGCCGCTCTCGCGGATGAATTTCAGCGGTCTCGGGAAGCTGATGCTGGAGGAAATGATCGAAGATCAGGGAGCGCCGAAGCTGATTCATTTTTTGAAGGGGGCCCGCAAAAAAAACATCAAGTTCTACGCCTGCAAGCTCTCCGTCGACATCATGGGCTTCAAGCCGGAGGAACTCCTTCCCGAGGTCGAGATTATTGATGCCGCCGCCTATCTGAAGGACGCTCTGGAAAGCGATATGCAGTTGTTCATCTAG
- a CDS encoding TVP38/TMEM64 family protein, with translation MFFLDSMSWLTEERLLQLLEQYRSLGPLPGIGLTFMKSFVPPLPTIAIVGLNGAVYGLWLGFLYSWLGLVAGCVTTFLIIRQIASHPYLRKWALRPKVARGMQWVRNSGFSYVFLLSLFPVGPFVVINMAAGLAQMRLRSYLLALCAGKAIMVFAVSYIGNDVDRFIRHPVEIIYVLLFIGGSLWGLRPLRPGSPGPRRRGRSSFRQTNRYNVNNPLTAALFPAASAGCTQLFVLQL, from the coding sequence ATGTTTTTTTTAGATAGTATGTCATGGCTGACGGAGGAGCGTCTTCTGCAGCTGCTGGAGCAATACCGCTCACTGGGTCCTCTGCCCGGGATCGGGCTGACTTTCATGAAATCCTTCGTACCGCCGTTGCCGACGATTGCGATAGTAGGGCTTAACGGGGCGGTGTACGGGCTGTGGCTTGGTTTTTTGTATTCCTGGCTCGGGCTGGTTGCGGGCTGTGTGACCACGTTCCTGATTATCCGCCAAATCGCCTCGCACCCTTACTTGCGCAAGTGGGCGCTGCGGCCCAAAGTTGCGAGAGGTATGCAGTGGGTCCGCAATAGCGGCTTCAGCTATGTTTTTCTGCTTAGCCTGTTCCCGGTTGGACCCTTTGTTGTAATCAATATGGCTGCCGGGCTTGCGCAAATGCGGCTGCGCTCGTATCTGCTTGCATTGTGTGCGGGCAAAGCGATCATGGTGTTTGCGGTTTCCTATATTGGTAATGATGTGGACCGGTTCATCCGCCATCCCGTAGAAATCATCTATGTGCTGCTCTTTATCGGGGGTTCACTCTGGGGGTTAAGGCCATTGAGGCCCGGTTCACCCGGGCCGCGCAGGCGCGGGAGAAGCAGCTTCCGGCAGACGAATCGCTACAACGTAAATAATCCGCTGACAGCAGCCTTATTCCCGGCTGCATCGGCCGGGTGCACCCAGCTGTTCGTGCTGCAGTTATAA